The sequence GGTGAATTTCGAAATCCAATCCGAGCCTCTGCGCTTCGTCACGGGAAAATGTGGAATCAGTGAGGTCTGTGCCACTGAACACCATGCTGACAGCATCCTCAACACTGCCGCTGAACTTACGAGGCGGGTCGCTCTTGCCGAGATGCGAAATGGAAACGCCACGCTCCTGCAACGAGCGAAAGAAACTGCAAACCCGCGCTGCTGTCGGCTTGGCGATGTAAGCATAGAGGACGTGTGACATAGCCGCCGGTCATTAGATTATACAGTCTTTTCGCTGGGATATTCGTAATATCCAGGACAGCTACACAGCGATTTTCCCGTATAGTACAGTCTTGATATAGGCCTGTCAAACAGTGCATCATCCTTTAGCAAAACCGGTTAAGTTCATTAGTCCCCTAGCAGCCAGCCTGTAATATCCAGCAATATACCATCCTCCACTCAACCCACCTGATAATGCAAACGACGATTGTCGGTATTGAACCGTCAACACCCCAGCTAAAGCCAAAACTCCTCAATCAGCTCCGCGATTCGCGGCGGATCAGGCATTATGCAGCCCCTGGCACTGAGAGGCACGGGAACTGCAAGTAGACATAGATATTGCCCAAAAACGCAAAAAACCCTGGGTAGCCAGGGTTTTTTTCAGCGGAGAGGACAGGATTCGAACCTGCGGTCCAGTTTCCCGGACACGGCTTTAGCAAAGCCGCGCTATCGACCACTCAGCCACCTCTCCGGATTGGGATTTGCCGCTCTTTTCGCAGTTTCGGCAAATCCACCTCCAGTATACCTCAATTTTTCCGCGCTGGGAATTGCTTTTTACCCCCGCGTCAGCCAGAGATTAGAGCAAGCAGGTTGCCCCGTTGGCACTGCCCCGTGCGGGGGACAAAAAAACCCCCTGCTTTTTAAGGCGATTTTTTTAGTCAACAAACCTCCAGGCAATCTGGGCTAGCTTAGAAAATCTCCCCTGGGTGGGACACGGCAAGCCCCGTCAGGTTCGGCAAAATATCCGCGTCAAGTCGCCAGAATATTGGTATATTGGCACTATCCGTTTTGTAAATTAATAGCCCCTGGAATTTTTATGAGCAAATACCCCCTTTGGACGTTGTCTTTACGGTATGTGTTATTGTGCACAATTTTCAGAAAAGTTTGGGGAAACTTGCTGTGCCTGGCCCCTCGATACATGGCCCCTCTCTGCATCGCCACCCTTTGCCTGGCAACTTTGTGCCGGACCGGTGTGGTTGTAGCCGAAGAGGCGGCCACCCCGGCGGCAAAAACGGCCCCTCCCGCGGACCAATCCGCTGCCGCTGAAGAACCCGCGGCCCCCGCGGCCAACCAGCCCCGTCCCCGGTGGAAGCTCACGACCGGTCTGGCCGCCCCCGAAAGCGCCTATTTTGACGCGGGGACCCAGGCGATCTATGTGAGTAATATCGACGGCTCGCCGGGAGAAAAAGATGGCAAGGGCTATATCGCTAAATTAGGCTTGGACGGCAAAATGATCGCCGAGCGCTGGGTGGAGGGAATGAACGCCCCCAAGGGAATCCGCACCCACGCGGGCAAATTGTATGTCACGGATTTGGACCGCGTGCAGGTGATTGACCTAAAAACCGCCAGGATCACCGGCACCATTATTATAAAAAATGCCAAATTTCTCAACGATGTGGCGATTGATGATGCCGGGACGGTGTATGTCTCGGACCTGTTGGATAACACCATCTACCGAATTGCCGGCGACACACCCGCGGTCTGGGTCAGTGGCAAGGAAGTCCCCCATCCCAATGGCCTGTTGGTGCATGATTCCGAATTGATCGTGGCCAGTTGGGGGGAGGGCCTGGATTCGGCGAACTTTACCACCAAGCAGCCGGGCCAGTTGCTCAGTTTTGACTTAAAAAGTAAAGCCCGGCAGATTTTAACGCCGGATGGCCTGGGAAATTTGGACGGATTAGAGAACGACGGCAGCGGCGGCTATTATGCCAGCGACTATCTGGGGGGCAATGTTTTCCACGTCGGGGCTGATGGAACGGCCCGGGTGATTTTGTCTGGTTTGCCCTCCCCCGCGGATTTGGGCATGGTCGAAGGGGCACAATTACTGCTGGTCCCCCTGATGTCGGAAAACGCCCTGGCGGCTTATGAATTACCTGACTTGCAATGATGGCGGGGCTAACTCCGTCTAACGGTGGATAGATGATGGCAAACCAATGCATGCACCGCCCCTACGCTTGGCCCCGTAGTAAGCTTAGGCTCAATCTGCCAATCATACCGATAACGCATAAAGCTACCCATACCCCGAATGCTGGCTCGGGGATTTGTTGTACCTCAAAAGTAAATTGGTAAAACGTGGGTTGGGATTCTAATTGTTGGGCCCAAAAAGTGTAATCCCCAGGTCCTAGTGGTACGCTAAACCCCTGAGAGCCAAAGGATGTACTCATATCCAACATCAAATTGGATGAAATCGTATCAAAACCAAAATGGGTATAACCCGCTAAATCGGCTGGGAGTGCCGCGTTTGGCAACACCGTGAATGTTGGACCGAATTGCATGCCCAGAAACGCCCGCGCATTGTTACTTTGATAAATGTCATGGTTGATGACGCTAAGTAGAGAATTTGCAGGTACGACCACTCGAAAATACTCTAAATCACCACTAGCTGAAGTGGCGGAAATTCGATTTTGACCAACATCCAACTCGAAAAGAGTCGGCACCATAAGATTTCCAGAGAGATCACCATCAGTGCTCTCTTGATAATTATCAGCCAGCAGCTGCAAATTAAAGGCAAAGAACAGTGACAGGACCAACGTATACCGAATTGTTGACATGATGGGTTATTCAAAAATAGGAAAAATATGGATAAAAGAACTCACAGCAATTTTAGCTGTGAAGAAAAGATCGAAAGAAACGGGACAGGTTGATGCGATGAACAACCTGTCCCTCTCAATCAAATTACAATTTCTCAAAAGTACGTGTCGTACTTTGCATAGTTACTTGACCAACCGGCGACGCAACCCGAGCAACCCGAGTCCGGCTGCTCCAATTGCCGCTAGGATAAAAGTGCTTGGTTCTGGGACGGCGATCTCGATCGTCCGGTCAACCCCGCTTGTGGGATGTTGAATGTTCACCCAAGCCCGATCCGGGTTGAACGGATCAAAGTACAGGCCGGTAAATTCCGAACCAGGTGTGCCGTTCGATGCCCAACGGCCAATCCCTTCGCCAGCGTCGAGCAGATCGCCGTCCTTGTTAAGATCATTAGCAAACCAAATATCATTATCGACGCCGCCATTGCGGTCTTCGATAATGTAGATGTTCCCCAAGCTGTCGATCGCCAGATTGTCTGGACTGGCCAAACCGCTATTACCACCCCCCACCGCCAAATTGGTCGCCAAATCGTTGGTAGATGTGTTGGCAAATACCGAAATCATAGCATCGGTAATATTGATGGCGTAGATTTCATTGGTTGTAGTGGTGGTCATGTAGATGATTTCATCACCATCGGCCCGCACCTGAATCTGTAGGTCTTCAGGACGTTGATAATCGGTCCCCTTAAATGGGGCCAAATTGGTAGTATTACGGGCATCAACTGACATGACACCGTTTAGATCTGTGATCGTCAGAGCGCCAGCCAAGGCCGCGCCCGTGGCATCCGTAAAGGGGACCCAACTAAATGAACCGGTGGCATTGGGGGTATTCCCATCACCCACGCGCAAGACGGAAGTTGTGCCGGCTAAAAAATAGTCGGCCGTGCCGGCGAGGACATCGGCATAGTTGGCGGCGGTGGTATAACGATAAACGTTCCCCCCGTTCAACTCGTCGATAAAGTACATATTGCCAGCGGCATCAAACTGAATCCCTTCGTGCGATGTGCGGGGAATTACGTTTTTATGCGTAAAATCGGCCCCGGCATTGCTGGCGGGGGTCACGGGATTAAGAATTCCCGGTGCCGAGATCGGATTTTTAAATTCAAACAATCGGCCATAGGGGCTGTTGGAACCGTTCGCGGCCGTGCTCCACGATTCTTCCGCGGTAATGTATGTGCCCCAGGGAGTCCAGTAAGAGGCGTCAAACGCCACGTGACTATCCAACGCTGGCGCGACACCGGGACTTTGCCAAATTGTTTCCGTAACGCCGGTCAATAGGTCCTGACGCTGTACGCCGGAACTGCTGGTTTCAAAGACAGTCAATAGATACCGGCCGGCATCGCGACCAGTTTCGTTGAGCGTGATCATGTCCCAAGCGCCGGAATTCGGCTTATTGGCGGCAATCTGAGTGGCGCGATCCGCAATGGAAACCTGGGTAAAGCCAGGATTGCCAAACGTGATCGGCGTGGCTTCGTTAGCCGTGGGGCCAGCGGAAGTCGGAAGTGGTGTGAAATTGCTGAATTGCGCAAAAACAGGCGTGGCAAAGAATGCCGCAGCGGCAAATACAACACAAGTACGAAGCGAAAGCGTCTTCATTAGCTACTCCCCGGAGAAAAGAGAAAGACAAAACACGGGGGGAGTATATCAACAGTTTGCTTTTCTTTGATGAGACAACAACCAGAAATATGTCAGATTATTGTTAGCGCGGCGGGATTCAAAGAGAGTCAATACATCAAATTGATTTCATGGTTCCTTTAGTGCGGCTACGATACTTATCAAGACGGTAGTTCAAATGGTTTTGCAAAACCGCTTGAACGCTCTAATTAAACCGCAAGGTGTTAATCAAGAACTTCAAGTCATTAAAATTTTTGCTCAGTGGAATAGTCTTGTGGAGCAGATCCTGTTGTGGAGGAGACGATTGCGTATTGCGTGTCACGGGCAGATCAGGTCGTGTGAATTTTCGAATTAACAGTTAGACGATAAATGGATCGAGAGTGAAAGCACCTAACAAAGTTAGGTTCAAAGACCACAGTTCAACACGGACAAGCGGCCAATAACTTTCTAATGACGATCATTCCAAACTAAGCGAAGCCAGCTTGCATTCGCTTGTGAATTGTGGGAGTGACCAATTTAGGCAAACGGGGATGAGTTTGCTGGGGGAGGTTGAATTTTTAAAATGAACGGAGTTCGGCTGCAAACGTCATCTGGATAAAATTATTTTAGGCTGTTTTTGCAGGCTCTATGAATCCCAATAATTACGATACCAACATATCCGCAGCTTTTTTGAAGTGGTGAATTGTGGGTGGTGATTATTGGCCGCAAATGCTTGGTGCGTATGCATTTGCGTCATTTTACACGGCTATTTCCACTGTATTTATAGACTTCGCTGGCCGAGACCTTTAGGAAGTCTTCTAGGTATTTAATGAAGCACTGCCAGAATTGATTGCGAGCCATCTCCAAAACGTCTATGATTTCAATTGTCCGTAGGGGGATCTGCTTGTGCGTGCCCACCTTTTTTATCACTCCGTTTCCGCTGTGAGGAGCGTCTGTTATGGTCCGAGGTACGAATCGTCGTCAATTTATCCAAACCACGAGCGCGGCTGTCGTGGGTGTGGGGTTTTTTAGCAGCCTTAGCCCCGCGGTCAGCCGGGCGGCGAATGAAGAAATTCGCTTTGGTTGCGTGGGAATCGGGGGCAAGGGAGAATCCGACTCTGGCGATGCCAAGCGTTTTGGCAAGGTCGTGGCCATTTGCGACATTGATGAAGGCCGCCTGGGAACCGCCGGCGACACCAAATTTGAAGGTGCCAAGCGGTACGTTGATTTTCGCAAAATGCTGGACGAAGTGGGTAAGGATTTGGACGCCGTGACGGTCAGCACGCCCGATCATACCCACGCCGTGGCCGCGGCGATGGCCATGCGCATGGGCAAGCACTGCTTTTGCCAAAAGCCGCTGACGCATGACATTCATGAAGCGCGCGTCTTGGCGGAAATTGCCCGCGACAAGAAAGTGGCCACCCAAATGGGGAACCAAGGGACCGCCAACGATAAACTGCGCGAGGCGGTGGCGATCGTGCAAAGCGGCGCCTTGGGCGATATCAAGGAAGTGCATGTTTGGACCAATCGGCCGATTTGGCCCCAAGGTGGAAAACGCCCCCCCGCCAAGGAACCACCCAAGGGGATCAATTGGGATCTGTTTCTTGGTCCCGCGCCGGAACGTCCCTTTGGCGACGGCTATCATCCGTTTGCCTGGCGCGGCTGGTGGGACTTTGGCACGGGCGCCCTGGGAGATATGGCGTGCCACACGTTTAACATGCCTTATTGGGCGGTAAATCTGGTTGATCCGACAACCATTGTAGCCACCACCAGCGGCCACAACCGCGACAGCTATCCAAAGTGGTCGGTCATCGACTTTGAATTTCCCAAGACCGACAAGCGGGGCGCGGTTAAGGTGGTCTGGTACGACGGCGGCAAGCTGCCACCAAAAGAAGTCTATGACGGACCGGATAAGAGCGGTTGTGTCATCGTGGGTTCCAAGGCCAAGTTGCACGGGACCGGCGACTACTGCGAAAATATTGTCCTGCACGGCATTGACATGCCCAAAGTCGAATTTGAAAAGTCCCCCGGCCATTACGATGAATGGATCAACGCGATCAAGGGGGGCCAACCGGCCAAATCAAACTTCCCCGACTACGCGGGCAAGCTGACCGAGACAATTTTGCTAGGAAATCTGGCCGTTTGGGCGGCCAACGAACCTGGCGGCCCCGGCAAGAAGATCGAATGGGACGCCAAGAACCTGAAGGCGGTCAACGCCCCGGAAGTGCAACACATTGTCAAGCGCGAATATCGCTCGGGCTTTACGCTCTAAATTGTTGGCGCGCATATTACCAAGCTCGACCGGCGAAGGGAAATTCCCTTCGCCGGTTTTGTTTCCAAAGGAGGGATTGTTCATGTCAGGTCAATTTATAGTTAAATTCTTGTTTGCCGCCGCCCTGGGATTGATTGTCGTTACGGTGTTTTCCGCCGAGCCGCCGCGCTTGCATCCCCCATTGGCCGAATATGTCACGGAACGCTTGACCGAGTTTGATGAAATTGACGCTGAGCGTAAAAAGCAGTTAACGGCATTAGCCGAGCATATTAGTCAGCGCCGCCGCGCGAAGGAAGCAATTAAACTGACATTTATTTGCACACACAATTCGCGTCGTAGTCACCTGGCCCAAATGTGGGCAAGTGTTGCCGCCGCGCGGTTTAACATCGAGGGTGTGGAAACATTTTCTGGCGGAACGGCGGCGACCGCGCTCAATCCCCGCACGGTGCGCGCTTTTGAGCGGGCGGGCTTTAAGGTGGAGCGGGAAAAATCTCCGGCGAATGCAAAGAACCCGCATTATCAAATTGAATTTGCAACCGGCATCAAGCCGAGCGTGTGCTTTTCCAAAGTTTACAATATGGCCCCTAATCCCACCGAGGGATTTTGCGCGGTGATGACCTGTTCCCAAGCGGACGAAAGCTGCCCCCAAGTCGCCGGGTCGGTCGCGCGCTTGGCGATTCCCTACGAGGATCCCAAGGTCTCCGATGACACAGCCGAAGAAATCGCCACCTACGACGAACGTTGCGCGCAGATCGCGCGGGAGATGCTATTCGTCTTTCAAGAGGCGGAGCGGATGATCAAAGCAGAGAAGTGATACGTTTTTAAGTTAAACATAGCGTGGCTAGCAATTTGTGAAGTCACCCCGCATTCATGGGTTATATCCGGCTGACGCAACCGCGTTGCGGTAGAATCCCTCACCCCGGCCCTCTCCCAGAGGGAGAGGGAGTATTCCCTAGGTAGCCGCTGCAGGGCAATCCAGGGCTGAGTTTCTTAACCGCGATGCGGTAGATTCCCTCACCCCGACCCTCTCCCAGAGAGAGAGGGAGTACCGCAACGCGCCCTTTTCAATGATAATACTGGGTAACATAGCCCACGGGTTGGAGCGCAGCGAACAACCCTGGGAAAAAGGACAAAACCAAGGAACTCTTACTCCAACGGAGTTGCGGAATCTCTTGGTAAACTGGGTTAAAACCGCGCTCTAATTACTTGCGATTAGCATGAGAAGATTCCAAATCTCAAATTTGAAAAGGGGTCACCCGTCTTCCCCCCTTACATCAAACCCTTTTTGGGAATTTGACCTTCCAGTTCATAACGGCGAATTTTGCGGTCCAATGTCGAGCGCTCGATCCCCAGGATCGTCGCGCTCTGGCTTTTGTTCCAGTTAGTCGCCCGCAATGTCGCCAAAATGTGCCGCCGTTCCATGTCATCCAGCGACATGAATTCAAAATCGGCTGGTTGGCCGGGAATGGTGGGCTCGTTGGTATCCCCCGCGGTGGAGAGTTTTGTCAGGGCCAAATCTTCTAGCTCAATTTGCTCGCCGCGGGCCAGGACCACCGCCCGTTCAATCACATTTTTTAGCTCGCGGATATTTCCCGGCCAGCGATACTGCATCAGCGCGTCTAGCGCCTCCGGAGAAAAGCCGCCAATCTTGCGCCCGGTTTCCAGATTGTAGCGCTGCAAAAAATAGTGGGTCAGTTCCGGCAAATCCTCGATCCGTTTGCGTAGCGGAGGGACGGTGATTTCCAGCACCCGTAGGCGAAAATACAAATCGCGGCGAAATTCCGCCTCGGCCACCGCCTTTTCCAGATCCCGGTTGGTTGCCGCGATCACCCGCACATCCACCTTGATCTGTTCACTGCCGCCAACTCGTTCAAAGGGGTGCCCCTCGAGTACGCGTAAAAACTTGGCTTGGATATTGAGGCTCATTTCGCCAATTTCGTCCAGCATGAGCGTGCCGCCGTGGGACGCCTCAAACTTGCCGATCTTTCGTTCAGTCGCGCCGGTAAAGGCCCCCCGCTCGTGCCCAAATAATTCGCTTTCCAAGAGACTCTCGGCCAGTGCCGCGCAATTCAAGCAAACAAAAGGGCCTTTCTTGCGCGGACTGCAAAAATGCACCGCCCGCGCGACCAGTTCCTTCCCCACGCCGCTTTCCCCCCGGATGAGGACCGTGGCCTTATTCGGGGCGGCCCGATTGATCTCGCGGCTCACTTGCTGCATGCTGACGCTGCTGCCGATAATTTCGCACTGGGCTCCCAGTTGTTCCCGCAGTTGGAGGTTTTCATCGCGAATTTGATTCAGGTTTTCGGCCAGTTCCTGCCGCTGGCTCAGGTTTTCTAGCGCAACGCCCACGGTCTCGGCCACGGCCAGGGTAAATTCCAGGTCGTCCGGGTCGGGGGCCCGCTGGGGGCTGGTGCTGGCCAGGTGAATCAGCCCCATGATCCTTTCGCCGCGGCGAATCGGGGCACAAATGACGCTCAGGGCTAAAATTTCTCCCTGGCTGTCGCGGGTTCCCAGGTGGCTATCCCCCATGACATTTCTAGCCAAGACCGCTTCCCCCTCGCGCATGACGGTCGCGGCCAAAAAGTTGGAAATCCGCTGGTAGGCGTGCACGCCATCGCTGCGCGAAGCGACAATTTCCAGTTCCTTGCCTGTCGGTTCGCCAACAAAATCGCGCGGTATCAGCAAGACCGCTCCTTGATCGACCTGCGTGGAATCAAACAACCCATCCAGCGTCATCTTGGCCAGTGTTTTGGCATTCGGCGATTTTGCCAGGCCAAAGGCCAACCGCGCCAGTTGCGCCGCCGCGCGGCCCAGCTTGGGCATGGTGCCCGAAGTATCCGGCAGGGCCTCTGGCTCGAGCAGTTTGGTCTGTCCGCGGCGATGGGTGATCGTCGTAGGTTCCCGGTCCAATAGCACCTGCCCCGACTCGCGCAAGCCGTCGGTTGTGTCGTCCAGGCGACCCGTCGCCATCATCCCCGTGCGAAACGCCGAACCCGAATCCGGAAACGCCTTGGAAATATCATGGACAAAAATCAAATGCGAATGGCCAATCCGCACATGCTCGCCCGGTTCCAAAATATGATCGCCGCGGACTGGTTCGCCATTCACCAGCGTCCCGTTGCGACTTTCCAGATCGCGGATCACCCACTTGCCGCCGCTATTAAATAGCTCGGCGTGATGTCGGCTACAGCGGTCATCCTTGAGGATCACCAAGTTTGTCGGTGCCCGGCCCACGGTTACGGTTTGCCCCGGCACCAGACGAAAAACGTCGGTCCAGTTGGAACCTTCTCGAATTACC comes from Pirellulales bacterium and encodes:
- a CDS encoding DUF839 domain-containing protein, whose product is MKTLSLRTCVVFAAAAFFATPVFAQFSNFTPLPTSAGPTANEATPITFGNPGFTQVSIADRATQIAANKPNSGAWDMITLNETGRDAGRYLLTVFETSSSGVQRQDLLTGVTETIWQSPGVAPALDSHVAFDASYWTPWGTYITAEESWSTAANGSNSPYGRLFEFKNPISAPGILNPVTPASNAGADFTHKNVIPRTSHEGIQFDAAGNMYFIDELNGGNVYRYTTAANYADVLAGTADYFLAGTTSVLRVGDGNTPNATGSFSWVPFTDATGAALAGALTITDLNGVMSVDARNTTNLAPFKGTDYQRPEDLQIQVRADGDEIIYMTTTTTNEIYAINITDAMISVFANTSTNDLATNLAVGGGNSGLASPDNLAIDSLGNIYIIEDRNGGVDNDIWFANDLNKDGDLLDAGEGIGRWASNGTPGSEFTGLYFDPFNPDRAWVNIQHPTSGVDRTIEIAVPEPSTFILAAIGAAGLGLLGLRRRLVK
- a CDS encoding Gfo/Idh/MocA family oxidoreductase; the protein is MVRGTNRRQFIQTTSAAVVGVGFFSSLSPAVSRAANEEIRFGCVGIGGKGESDSGDAKRFGKVVAICDIDEGRLGTAGDTKFEGAKRYVDFRKMLDEVGKDLDAVTVSTPDHTHAVAAAMAMRMGKHCFCQKPLTHDIHEARVLAEIARDKKVATQMGNQGTANDKLREAVAIVQSGALGDIKEVHVWTNRPIWPQGGKRPPAKEPPKGINWDLFLGPAPERPFGDGYHPFAWRGWWDFGTGALGDMACHTFNMPYWAVNLVDPTTIVATTSGHNRDSYPKWSVIDFEFPKTDKRGAVKVVWYDGGKLPPKEVYDGPDKSGCVIVGSKAKLHGTGDYCENIVLHGIDMPKVEFEKSPGHYDEWINAIKGGQPAKSNFPDYAGKLTETILLGNLAVWAANEPGGPGKKIEWDAKNLKAVNAPEVQHIVKREYRSGFTL
- a CDS encoding protein-tyrosine-phosphatase, coding for MSGQFIVKFLFAAALGLIVVTVFSAEPPRLHPPLAEYVTERLTEFDEIDAERKKQLTALAEHISQRRRAKEAIKLTFICTHNSRRSHLAQMWASVAAARFNIEGVETFSGGTAATALNPRTVRAFERAGFKVEREKSPANAKNPHYQIEFATGIKPSVCFSKVYNMAPNPTEGFCAVMTCSQADESCPQVAGSVARLAIPYEDPKVSDDTAEEIATYDERCAQIAREMLFVFQEAERMIKAEK
- a CDS encoding sigma 54-interacting transcriptional regulator, which produces MLAYLVIREGSNWTDVFRLVPGQTVTVGRAPTNLVILKDDRCSRHHAELFNSGGKWVIRDLESRNGTLVNGEPVRGDHILEPGEHVRIGHSHLIFVHDISKAFPDSGSAFRTGMMATGRLDDTTDGLRESGQVLLDREPTTITHRRGQTKLLEPEALPDTSGTMPKLGRAAAQLARLAFGLAKSPNAKTLAKMTLDGLFDSTQVDQGAVLLIPRDFVGEPTGKELEIVASRSDGVHAYQRISNFLAATVMREGEAVLARNVMGDSHLGTRDSQGEILALSVICAPIRRGERIMGLIHLASTSPQRAPDPDDLEFTLAVAETVGVALENLSQRQELAENLNQIRDENLQLREQLGAQCEIIGSSVSMQQVSREINRAAPNKATVLIRGESGVGKELVARAVHFCSPRKKGPFVCLNCAALAESLLESELFGHERGAFTGATERKIGKFEASHGGTLMLDEIGEMSLNIQAKFLRVLEGHPFERVGGSEQIKVDVRVIAATNRDLEKAVAEAEFRRDLYFRLRVLEITVPPLRKRIEDLPELTHYFLQRYNLETGRKIGGFSPEALDALMQYRWPGNIRELKNVIERAVVLARGEQIELEDLALTKLSTAGDTNEPTIPGQPADFEFMSLDDMERRHILATLRATNWNKSQSATILGIERSTLDRKIRRYELEGQIPKKGLM